Proteins encoded by one window of Acuticoccus sp. MNP-M23:
- a CDS encoding phospholipase: protein MSVQNVAPDPHHDAAVLSAGAGPAQARRVAILIHGPGGSAEQALALGQQLALADVALLAPSAPEGWWPRSFLASIETNEPYFGSAMRAVESLVADILGQGVPTQRIIFAGFCQGGCLALEHVARAGRRYGGVVGMSAGLIGTGEAPAAFPLCELYGHRDKVFDYPQGLDGMPVSLSCRIHDPLMPLKRVEDTARIMAGLGAEIYTYFEPGAGHAILQNDVRALRALLSAR from the coding sequence ATGAGCGTTCAGAACGTGGCGCCGGACCCCCACCATGATGCGGCGGTGCTCTCTGCAGGCGCCGGGCCGGCGCAGGCGCGCCGCGTCGCGATCCTCATTCATGGTCCCGGCGGATCAGCCGAACAGGCCCTTGCACTCGGCCAGCAGCTGGCACTGGCCGATGTGGCGCTGCTCGCGCCCAGCGCACCGGAAGGCTGGTGGCCACGCTCCTTCCTCGCCTCCATCGAGACCAACGAGCCTTATTTCGGCTCGGCCATGCGAGCGGTCGAGTCGCTGGTGGCGGATATTCTGGGGCAAGGCGTTCCGACGCAGCGGATCATTTTCGCCGGGTTCTGTCAGGGGGGCTGTCTGGCGCTCGAACATGTCGCGCGGGCGGGGCGCCGCTATGGCGGGGTGGTCGGCATGTCGGCGGGGTTGATCGGCACGGGTGAGGCACCCGCCGCCTTCCCCCTTTGCGAACTCTACGGCCACCGCGACAAGGTTTTCGACTACCCGCAAGGGCTGGACGGGATGCCGGTGTCCCTCAGCTGCCGCATCCACGATCCGCTGATGCCGCTGAAACGGGTGGAGGATACGGCGCGCATCATGGCCGGCCTCGGCGCCGAAATTTACACCTACTTCGAGCCGGGCGCGGGGCACGCGATCCTGCAAAATGATGTCCGCGCGCTCCGGGCGCTGCTCAGCGCGCGGTAG
- a CDS encoding tetratricopeptide repeat protein, whose amino-acid sequence MKKLASLLILSLALAAPGFPAAAETVVVPRPDAGADSTDMPQRNVGAPDKPAADAMEKGDRKDRETASAAARKAERIDALFGRLANARNDRQAKRIARHIMRRMAQSGSDTVDLLMRQAAVSMKAKDYAKALDILDGVIRLHPDYVEGWNRRATVYFLAEKYGESLADIEQVLRREPRHWGALAGMSMILLALDREEDAVAVMDRALEIHPHLEDMKKRRDRIALELSGAEI is encoded by the coding sequence ATGAAAAAGCTCGCAAGCCTGCTCATCTTGTCACTCGCTCTGGCCGCACCCGGTTTTCCGGCTGCGGCCGAGACCGTTGTGGTGCCGCGTCCCGACGCCGGTGCCGACAGCACCGATATGCCGCAGCGCAATGTCGGCGCGCCGGACAAGCCCGCCGCGGACGCCATGGAGAAAGGCGACCGGAAGGACCGGGAGACCGCCTCTGCCGCCGCGCGCAAAGCCGAACGGATCGACGCCCTGTTCGGCCGCCTTGCCAATGCCCGCAACGACCGGCAGGCCAAGCGCATTGCCCGCCACATCATGCGCCGGATGGCCCAGTCCGGGTCCGACACCGTCGACCTGCTGATGCGCCAGGCCGCCGTCAGCATGAAGGCCAAGGACTATGCCAAGGCGCTGGACATTCTGGACGGTGTGATCCGCCTCCATCCCGACTACGTGGAAGGCTGGAACCGCCGCGCCACCGTCTATTTCCTCGCAGAAAAATACGGCGAGTCCCTTGCCGACATCGAGCAGGTTCTGCGCCGCGAGCCGCGTCACTGGGGTGCGCTGGCGGGCATGTCCATGATCCTCCTCGCGCTTGACCGTGAGGAAGACGCCGTGGCCGTGATGGACCGCGCCCTCGAAATCCACCCACACCTCGAAGACATGAAGAAGCGCCGCGACCGCATCGCTCTGGAACTCAGCGGCGCCGAGATCTGA
- the ykgO gene encoding type B 50S ribosomal protein L36, whose protein sequence is MKIKNSLKALMRRDRNNKLVRRRGRVYIINKKAPRFKARQG, encoded by the coding sequence ATGAAGATCAAGAATTCGCTGAAGGCCCTGATGCGCCGCGACCGCAACAACAAGCTGGTTCGCCGCCGGGGCCGTGTCTACATCATCAACAAGAAGGCACCGCGCTTCAAGGCACGCCAGGGCTGA
- the minE gene encoding cell division topological specificity factor MinE, translating to MNLIDLFRRKQNSAPVARERLQIILAHERAASGTSDLLVTLREEILAVIAKHMTIERDKVHVKMDRGSDMSLLEVDVELPLRDESGEPLRLAANG from the coding sequence ATGAATCTGATTGACCTGTTCCGCCGAAAGCAGAATTCCGCGCCTGTGGCGCGCGAGCGTCTGCAGATCATCCTGGCGCACGAGCGTGCGGCGTCGGGCACATCGGACCTTCTGGTGACGCTGCGTGAGGAGATCCTCGCCGTGATCGCCAAGCACATGACCATCGAGCGCGACAAGGTGCACGTGAAGATGGATCGTGGCAGCGACATGTCGCTGCTGGAAGTGGATGTGGAATTGCCGCTGCGTGATGAGTCCGGGGAGCCGCTCCGGCTGGCCGCCAACGGCTGA
- the minD gene encoding septum site-determining protein MinD: MAKVLVVTSGKGGVGKTTSTAALGAALAQTGANVAIVDFDVGLRNLDLVMGAERRVVFDLINVIQGDAKLSQALIRDKRVDTLHLLPASQTRDKDALTEEGIDKVMDELREKFDYILCDSPAGIERGATLAMRHADVAIVVSNPEVSSVRDSDRIIGMLDSKTLKAERDERMEKYLLVTRYDPVRAERGEMLKVDDVLEILSIPLIAVVPESQDVLKASNLGMPVTLGSPHSTAAKAYQNAAKRIMGENVTVEIPADRRSLFGKIFAKRAA; this comes from the coding sequence ATGGCGAAAGTCCTGGTAGTCACGTCCGGCAAAGGCGGGGTCGGCAAAACGACTTCGACGGCGGCGCTCGGGGCAGCGCTGGCACAGACCGGCGCAAACGTCGCCATCGTCGACTTTGACGTCGGTCTTCGGAACCTCGACCTGGTGATGGGCGCCGAACGCCGCGTGGTGTTCGACCTCATCAACGTCATCCAGGGCGATGCCAAGCTCTCCCAGGCGCTGATCCGCGACAAGCGCGTGGACACCCTGCACCTCCTGCCCGCCAGCCAGACGCGCGACAAGGATGCGCTGACGGAAGAGGGCATCGACAAGGTGATGGACGAGCTGCGCGAGAAGTTCGACTACATCCTGTGCGACAGCCCGGCCGGCATCGAGCGCGGCGCGACGCTCGCCATGCGCCACGCCGACGTTGCGATTGTGGTGTCCAACCCCGAAGTCTCCTCCGTGCGCGACTCCGACCGCATCATCGGGATGCTGGATTCCAAGACGCTGAAGGCCGAGCGCGATGAGCGGATGGAGAAATATCTCCTCGTCACCCGCTACGACCCGGTCCGCGCCGAACGCGGCGAGATGCTGAAGGTCGATGACGTTCTGGAAATCCTCTCCATCCCGCTGATTGCGGTGGTGCCGGAAAGCCAGGACGTGTTGAAGGCCTCCAACCTCGGCATGCCGGTGACGCTGGGCTCGCCCCACTCCACCGCCGCAAAGGCGTATCAGAACGCCGCCAAGCGCATCATGGGCGAGAACGTCACCGTCGAGATCCCGGCCGATCGCCGGAGCCTGTTCGGCAAAATTTTCGCGAAGAGGGCAGCATGA
- the minC gene encoding septum site-determining protein MinC: protein MAFVLTPMPPISDWLEEFDSFAKRSPGFFAGRPVVVDISHMPATRPDLVHMVTELKRRHITIMGLDGRTPGELGADARGLPPILTGGKEVAALAELGAKADAFATPAEEAPVAAPAEEQPLTADAKRELAEAALAAVEEAMEQPDNETLILDEPVRSGMSVVHLKGDVVVIGSVASGSEIVAAGSIHIYGALRGRAIAGSNGDRKARIFCNALHAELVAINGLYKTNEDLDPACVGRSVQAWLDGDALKMAAFNGKGS, encoded by the coding sequence ATGGCTTTCGTTCTCACCCCCATGCCGCCGATTTCGGACTGGCTGGAAGAGTTCGACTCCTTCGCCAAGCGCAGCCCCGGCTTCTTTGCCGGACGGCCCGTGGTGGTGGACATTTCGCACATGCCGGCCACCCGGCCCGACCTGGTTCATATGGTGACCGAGCTGAAACGCCGGCACATCACCATCATGGGCCTCGACGGGCGCACCCCCGGTGAACTGGGGGCAGACGCGAGAGGCTTGCCGCCGATCCTGACCGGCGGCAAGGAAGTTGCGGCGCTGGCCGAACTCGGTGCCAAGGCCGACGCGTTCGCGACACCGGCAGAAGAGGCGCCGGTGGCAGCGCCTGCGGAAGAGCAGCCGCTCACCGCCGACGCCAAGCGCGAGCTCGCCGAAGCCGCGCTCGCCGCGGTGGAAGAGGCGATGGAGCAGCCGGACAACGAGACGCTGATACTCGATGAACCCGTCCGCTCCGGCATGTCGGTCGTGCACCTCAAGGGCGACGTTGTGGTGATCGGTTCGGTGGCCTCCGGCTCCGAAATCGTCGCGGCCGGCTCGATTCATATCTACGGGGCGCTGCGGGGGCGGGCAATTGCCGGCTCCAACGGCGACCGCAAGGCCCGGATCTTCTGCAACGCGCTCCACGCCGAGCTCGTCGCGATCAACGGGCTCTACAAGACCAACGAAGACCTGGACCCGGCCTGTGTCGGCCGCTCGGTACAGGCATGGCTCGACGGCGACGCCCTCAAGATGGCCGCCTTCAACGGAAAGGGATCGTAA
- the yacG gene encoding DNA gyrase inhibitor YacG: MSASARPPRPGGTIPPTKRCPICNKPASEDARPFCSKRCADLDLHRWLGGHYAIPVVEEDSGTGMDSDED; this comes from the coding sequence GTGAGTGCCAGCGCGCGTCCGCCCCGGCCGGGCGGAACCATCCCGCCCACCAAGCGATGCCCCATCTGCAACAAGCCTGCGTCAGAGGACGCGCGCCCGTTCTGCTCCAAGCGGTGCGCCGACCTCGACCTGCACCGCTGGCTTGGCGGCCACTACGCGATTCCGGTGGTGGAAGAGGACAGCGGCACCGGCATGGACAGCGACGAAGACTAG
- a CDS encoding Maf family nucleotide pyrophosphatase, with the protein MARRRKNSVLILASGSPRRLQLLEQIGYAPDHLSPADIDETPQDKERPDAYAARMAREKAAVGQSRVRELMGLDNTFVLAADTVVAVGRRILPKAESFEAADKCLRQLSGRSHRVMTAVVVISGGKARERLVETRVKMKRLSEREIADYLASGEWEGKAGGYAIQGRAGAFVTQLVGSYAAVVGLPLYETEQLLVGSGFKRDPAAGDAAP; encoded by the coding sequence ATGGCGCGCCGGCGCAAAAACTCCGTCCTGATTCTGGCCTCCGGCTCGCCGCGCAGGCTCCAGCTCCTGGAGCAGATCGGCTACGCACCCGACCACCTCTCCCCGGCAGACATCGACGAGACGCCGCAGGACAAGGAGCGGCCTGACGCCTACGCCGCCCGCATGGCCCGCGAGAAAGCGGCCGTGGGGCAGTCGCGCGTGCGCGAGTTGATGGGCCTCGACAACACGTTCGTTCTTGCGGCGGATACCGTTGTGGCCGTCGGTCGCCGGATCCTGCCCAAGGCGGAATCCTTCGAGGCGGCGGACAAGTGCCTGCGCCAGCTTTCCGGCCGCAGCCACCGGGTGATGACGGCGGTGGTGGTCATCTCCGGCGGCAAGGCACGCGAGCGGCTGGTGGAGACGCGGGTCAAGATGAAGCGCCTGTCCGAGCGCGAGATTGCCGACTACCTCGCGTCGGGCGAGTGGGAAGGCAAGGCGGGCGGCTACGCCATCCAGGGCCGGGCCGGGGCCTTCGTCACCCAGCTCGTCGGCTCCTATGCTGCGGTTGTGGGCTTGCCCCTCTACGAGACCGAGCAGCTTCTGGTGGGCAGCGGCTTCAAGCGCGACCCGGCCGCAGGCGACGCTGCGCCGTGA
- the infA gene encoding translation initiation factor IF-1, which yields MAKEEVLEFPGQVTELLPNATFRVKLENEHEIIAHTAGRMRKNRIRVLAGDKVLVEMTPYDLTKGRITYRYK from the coding sequence ATGGCGAAAGAAGAAGTACTGGAATTTCCGGGGCAGGTGACTGAACTCCTCCCCAACGCAACCTTCCGGGTCAAGCTGGAAAACGAGCACGAGATCATCGCACACACCGCAGGCCGCATGCGCAAGAACCGCATCCGCGTTCTTGCCGGCGACAAGGTGCTGGTGGAGATGACTCCTTACGACCTGACCAAGGGTCGCATCACGTATCGCTACAAATAA
- a CDS encoding low molecular weight phosphatase family protein produces MGAPGAVLFVCRHNAIRSPMAAALARAAFPKIYSRSAGVDGGQPDPFAAEVMSEKGLDISQRRPRLMAELADTGFDLVVTLAPEAHHHVLDLARTQSFDVEYWPTLDPSSTQGSRAQILESYRACRDALDVAIRKRLAG; encoded by the coding sequence GTGGGGGCACCGGGAGCGGTTCTCTTTGTGTGTCGCCACAATGCGATCCGCTCACCGATGGCAGCCGCGCTGGCCCGCGCCGCCTTTCCGAAGATCTATTCCCGCTCGGCGGGGGTGGATGGCGGCCAACCCGACCCGTTTGCCGCCGAGGTGATGTCGGAGAAGGGGCTCGACATCTCGCAGCGCCGGCCGCGCCTGATGGCGGAGCTTGCCGATACCGGGTTCGACCTTGTCGTGACGCTGGCACCGGAAGCCCACCACCACGTGCTGGATCTGGCGCGAACGCAGTCCTTCGACGTCGAATACTGGCCAACCCTCGATCCATCGTCTACTCAAGGCTCCAGAGCGCAAATTCTGGAGAGTTATCGCGCGTGCCGTGACGCCCTCGACGTCGCGATCCGCAAGAGGCTCGCCGGCTGA
- a CDS encoding UPF0262 family protein, producing MAEPQPPARRLVAVLFDEASIERGTPEVEHERAIAIYDLLEENVFDPAGAPDGPYKLTLSIVENRLVFHVADEGDGQLITHILSLSPLRKVVKDYFLICESYFSAIRQSAPAQIEAIDMGRRGVHDEGSRILAERLEGKIGVDHDTARRLFTLICALHFKG from the coding sequence ATGGCCGAACCACAGCCTCCCGCCCGCCGCCTCGTTGCGGTCCTGTTTGACGAAGCGTCGATCGAGCGCGGCACGCCCGAGGTCGAGCACGAACGCGCCATCGCGATCTACGACCTGCTCGAGGAAAACGTGTTCGACCCCGCGGGCGCGCCGGACGGGCCGTACAAGCTCACCTTGTCCATCGTCGAGAATCGGCTTGTGTTCCATGTGGCCGACGAGGGGGACGGGCAGCTCATCACGCACATCCTGTCGCTGTCGCCGCTGCGCAAGGTGGTGAAAGACTACTTCCTCATCTGCGAAAGCTATTTCTCTGCAATCCGGCAGTCGGCTCCCGCGCAGATCGAAGCCATCGACATGGGCCGCAGGGGCGTTCATGACGAGGGCTCGCGCATTCTGGCCGAGCGGCTGGAGGGCAAGATCGGCGTGGACCACGACACGGCGCGGCGGCTGTTCACGCTCATCTGCGCCCTGCATTTCAAGGGCTGA
- a CDS encoding DUF2948 family protein has protein sequence MSSTTPLKLAALDTEDLSVVSAHVQDAVVKAADIRWSPATGTFLMPMNRFAWETTQALRRRAADQRRRAVLHFDRVKRVRSIGVAPTDKEAVLSVLAITFAQTEPEAPGGTVTLVCAGDAALKLEVECIEVRLTDLGAAWSASMRPKHRAGSV, from the coding sequence ATGTCCTCGACCACTCCCCTGAAACTGGCCGCACTCGATACTGAAGACCTCAGCGTCGTGTCTGCGCACGTGCAGGACGCGGTGGTGAAGGCGGCGGACATTCGCTGGTCGCCCGCCACGGGCACCTTTTTGATGCCGATGAACCGTTTTGCCTGGGAAACCACGCAGGCGCTGCGCCGCCGCGCCGCCGACCAGCGTCGCCGCGCGGTCCTCCACTTCGACCGGGTGAAGCGCGTGCGCTCCATCGGCGTCGCACCAACCGACAAGGAGGCGGTGCTGTCGGTTCTGGCCATCACGTTCGCGCAGACCGAGCCCGAGGCGCCGGGCGGCACGGTCACACTGGTGTGTGCGGGCGATGCCGCCTTGAAACTGGAGGTGGAGTGCATCGAGGTGCGGCTGACCGACCTTGGCGCGGCCTGGAGCGCGTCGATGCGGCCCAAGCACCGCGCCGGCTCGGTCTGA
- the murA gene encoding UDP-N-acetylglucosamine 1-carboxyvinyltransferase: MDRIKITGGVPLEGAIPISGAKNAALPLMIASLLTDETLTLQNVPRLADVQRLFDILANHGVDTSFQGKRNGQDSLAGQTVAMTASAIVDTRAPYELVSKMRASFWVIGPLLARMGEAVVSLPGGCAIGTRPVDFFIDGLRALGAEIDIDAGYVIARAKNGLVGNRVRFPRISVGATHTVMMAATLAQGETVIENAACEPEIVDLADCLIAMGAKIEGQGTPTIHIQGVPRLHGARHTVLPDRIEAGTYAFAAAMAGGDVTLEGASALHLERPIELLRAAGAEIDVTNRGIRIRRNGHGIEAVDADTAPYPGFPTDLQAQFMALMTSGKGTSHITETIFENRFMHVQELARLGARISLNGQTATVEGVKHLRGAPVMATDLRASVSLVIAGLAAEGDTEVSRIYHLDRGFEHLEQKLSRCGAQISRITG; encoded by the coding sequence ATGGATCGCATCAAGATCACCGGCGGCGTACCTCTGGAAGGTGCCATCCCGATCTCCGGCGCGAAGAATGCCGCCCTCCCGCTGATGATCGCCTCGCTCCTCACCGACGAGACGCTGACGCTTCAGAACGTCCCGCGCCTTGCCGACGTGCAGCGCCTGTTCGACATTCTGGCCAACCACGGCGTTGACACGTCCTTCCAGGGCAAGCGCAACGGGCAGGATTCCCTTGCGGGCCAGACCGTCGCCATGACGGCCAGCGCCATTGTCGACACCCGCGCGCCCTATGAGCTTGTGTCCAAGATGCGCGCGAGCTTCTGGGTGATCGGCCCGCTTCTGGCGCGCATGGGCGAAGCGGTGGTGTCGCTCCCCGGCGGCTGTGCCATCGGCACACGCCCGGTGGACTTTTTCATCGACGGTCTGCGCGCGCTGGGCGCCGAGATCGACATCGACGCAGGTTACGTGATCGCCCGCGCCAAAAATGGCCTTGTCGGCAACCGTGTCCGCTTCCCGCGCATCTCCGTCGGTGCCACCCACACCGTGATGATGGCGGCTACGCTGGCCCAGGGTGAAACGGTGATCGAGAACGCCGCCTGCGAGCCGGAAATCGTCGATCTGGCCGATTGCCTGATTGCGATGGGCGCGAAGATCGAGGGGCAGGGCACCCCCACCATCCACATTCAGGGTGTGCCGCGGCTTCATGGTGCACGCCACACCGTCCTGCCGGACCGGATCGAGGCGGGAACCTACGCCTTTGCTGCGGCCATGGCCGGGGGCGACGTGACCCTGGAAGGGGCGAGCGCCCTTCACCTCGAGCGGCCGATCGAGCTCCTGCGCGCAGCCGGCGCGGAAATCGACGTGACCAACCGCGGCATTCGCATCCGCCGCAACGGCCATGGCATCGAAGCAGTGGACGCGGACACCGCGCCCTATCCGGGCTTCCCCACGGACCTGCAGGCCCAGTTCATGGCACTGATGACGTCCGGCAAGGGCACGAGCCACATCACCGAGACGATTTTCGAAAACCGGTTCATGCATGTGCAGGAGCTGGCGCGCCTCGGTGCCAGAATCTCGCTCAACGGGCAGACTGCGACGGTCGAGGGCGTCAAGCATCTGCGCGGTGCGCCGGTGATGGCCACCGATCTGCGGGCCTCCGTCAGTCTCGTGATTGCCGGCCTTGCGGCCGAGGGCGACACCGAAGTTTCCCGCATCTACCATCTCGACCGTGGCTTCGAGCACCTGGAGCAGAAGCTGTCGCGCTGCGGCGCGCAGATCTCCCGCATCACGGGCTGA
- a CDS encoding EAL domain-containing protein encodes MQSSNRPGFRIQQAFVLNIVGAILVAIVFMIVAISAIISAKEDVAKTALQTAQIWVLATLSNQLEMTEVMAGHDVHEADLTYLRTAALGSEIIYFSLHALDGTVRLNATVADTESSLAADRRFHPLVPDWEVPSEAFAGEPFVRVSKGTLPDGTTGTLARVFAPVMDDGAVVGVAGVLLDQTRTARIFADEARNAILFSALLAGLALMTSAATGYLLLAQRRSEKTIRFMAHHDPLTGAANRNLFSEKMRETVGEATKTDRMMALHLIDLDKFKAINDTLGHDAGDALLRDVCSRIEREIGGDDLLARLGGDEFAVIQQGVATVAQANAMAQRLREAVNEIRRVDEVPMGVSASIGVAIVPEHASDEVDLQKCADLALYRAKDSGRDTAVMYEVGMDEDMRVRNMLRMLLRRSADAETFELHYQPMHDTRTGALAAFEALLRLPATGDTPVSPSVFIPVAEEMGLTPRIGAWVLQEACTKAMEWPDDIIVSVNLSAQQFDADIVGDVRTALDGSGLSPSRLELEITESMFIREPEPFLEKLHALKALGTRIVMDDFGTGNSSLNYLWMFPFDKIKVDRSCFLSLENNQNVAHVLRSISALGAAMNLRVTAEGVETEALREFAVRAGYDEIQGFFYSRPMSADALGAYIAGATRRVGDDLLQAVTTHPIHPVIKGEV; translated from the coding sequence ATGCAATCGTCGAATCGTCCCGGATTTCGGATCCAGCAGGCTTTCGTTCTCAACATTGTCGGCGCAATTCTGGTCGCGATCGTTTTCATGATCGTCGCCATATCCGCGATTATTTCTGCAAAGGAGGACGTGGCGAAAACGGCGTTGCAGACGGCGCAGATCTGGGTGCTCGCGACCCTGTCGAACCAGTTGGAAATGACCGAGGTCATGGCCGGCCATGACGTTCACGAGGCGGACCTGACCTATCTGCGCACAGCGGCGCTGGGCAGCGAGATCATCTATTTCAGCCTGCATGCACTGGACGGCACCGTGCGGCTGAACGCCACGGTCGCCGATACCGAATCCAGCCTTGCGGCCGATCGCAGGTTCCACCCGCTCGTCCCCGATTGGGAGGTGCCGTCCGAGGCGTTTGCGGGGGAGCCTTTCGTGCGCGTGAGCAAAGGAACGCTGCCGGACGGGACGACGGGTACGCTGGCACGGGTCTTTGCACCCGTCATGGACGACGGCGCGGTGGTGGGCGTTGCCGGTGTCCTGCTCGACCAGACGCGCACGGCCAGGATCTTTGCGGACGAAGCGCGCAACGCGATCCTGTTCAGTGCTCTCCTGGCCGGGCTTGCGCTGATGACGTCTGCGGCAACAGGCTATCTGCTGCTGGCGCAGCGCCGCAGCGAAAAGACGATCCGCTTCATGGCGCATCATGACCCGCTGACGGGCGCGGCCAACCGGAACCTCTTTTCTGAGAAGATGAGGGAGACGGTGGGCGAGGCCACAAAAACCGACCGGATGATGGCCCTCCACCTCATCGATCTCGACAAGTTCAAGGCCATCAACGACACGCTGGGCCACGACGCCGGCGACGCTCTCCTGCGCGACGTTTGCAGCCGGATCGAGCGCGAGATCGGTGGTGACGACCTTCTTGCCCGGCTCGGTGGTGACGAATTCGCCGTCATTCAGCAGGGCGTCGCCACCGTGGCGCAGGCGAATGCCATGGCACAGCGGCTGCGCGAAGCGGTCAACGAGATCCGCCGGGTCGACGAAGTGCCCATGGGCGTCAGTGCCAGCATCGGCGTCGCGATCGTGCCGGAGCATGCGTCCGACGAGGTCGACCTGCAGAAATGCGCCGACCTTGCGCTCTACCGCGCCAAGGATTCCGGGCGCGACACGGCGGTCATGTATGAAGTGGGCATGGATGAGGACATGCGTGTGCGCAACATGCTGCGCATGCTCCTGCGGCGCTCTGCCGATGCGGAAACCTTCGAGTTGCATTACCAGCCGATGCACGACACCCGCACTGGCGCACTGGCTGCATTCGAGGCGCTCCTGCGCCTGCCGGCCACCGGAGACACGCCGGTTTCGCCGAGCGTCTTCATTCCCGTTGCCGAGGAGATGGGGCTTACCCCGCGCATCGGGGCCTGGGTGCTGCAGGAAGCCTGCACCAAGGCGATGGAATGGCCGGACGACATCATCGTGTCCGTCAACCTGTCGGCGCAGCAGTTCGACGCGGACATTGTCGGAGACGTGCGGACTGCTCTGGACGGCAGCGGGCTCAGCCCCTCGCGTCTGGAGCTTGAGATCACCGAGAGCATGTTCATCCGCGAGCCCGAGCCCTTTCTGGAAAAACTCCATGCGCTGAAAGCCCTTGGCACACGCATCGTGATGGACGATTTCGGCACCGGCAACTCCAGCCTGAACTACCTCTGGATGTTTCCGTTCGACAAGATCAAGGTCGACCGCTCGTGCTTCCTTTCGCTCGAGAACAACCAGAACGTGGCTCACGTTCTGCGTTCGATCAGCGCTCTGGGCGCCGCCATGAACCTGCGCGTCACGGCAGAGGGCGTGGAAACCGAAGCGTTGCGCGAATTTGCCGTGCGCGCCGGATATGACGAGATTCAGGGCTTCTTCTACAGTCGCCCGATGTCTGCCGACGCTCTCGGCGCCTACATCGCCGGCGCCACCCGGCGTGTCGGCGACGACCTTCTGCAGGCGGTGACGACGCATCCGATCCATCCCGTCATCAAAGGCGAAGTGTAG